Sequence from the Hamadaea flava genome:
CTGGGGCGAGGTCGCCGAGGACGACGCGGCCGAGGTGCTCGGGGCCGCCGTCGACTCCGGCGTCACCTTCATCGACACGGCCGACGTCTACGGCGACGGCCGCAGCGAGCAGATCGTCGGGAGGTTCGTCCAGGACCGCCCGGGGCTGACCGTGGCGACCAAGATGGGCCGTCGGGTGCCGCAGGAGGTGTCGGCGTACACATTGGACAACTTCCGGCGCTGGACCGACCGGTCCCGGGAGAACCTCCAGACGAACACGCTCGACCTGGTCCAGCTGCACTGCCCGCCGACCCCGGTGTACGCCTCCGACGCCGTCTACGACGCCCTGGACACGCTGGTCGCCGAGAAGCGGATCGCGGCGTACGGGGTGAGCGTGGAGACCTGCGACGAGGCGCTGACCGCGATCGCCCGGCCCAACGTGGCGACCGTGCAGATCATCCTCAACGCCTTGCGGCTCAAGCCGCTGGAGCGCGTACTGCCCGCCGCTCAGGCGGCCGGGGTCGGGATCATCGCCCGGGTGCCACTGGCCAGCGGGCTGCTGTCCGGGCGATACGACGAGCACACGACGTTCGCCGCGAACGACCATCGGAACTTCAACCGGCACGGTGGGGCCTTCGACGTCGGCGAGACCTTCTCCGGCGTGCCGTTCGA
This genomic interval carries:
- a CDS encoding aldo/keto reductase, whose amino-acid sequence is METAILGRTGRIVGKVGLGAWQLGADWGEVAEDDAAEVLGAAVDSGVTFIDTADVYGDGRSEQIVGRFVQDRPGLTVATKMGRRVPQEVSAYTLDNFRRWTDRSRENLQTNTLDLVQLHCPPTPVYASDAVYDALDTLVAEKRIAAYGVSVETCDEALTAIARPNVATVQIILNALRLKPLERVLPAAQAAGVGIIARVPLASGLLSGRYDEHTTFAANDHRNFNRHGGAFDVGETFSGVPFEVGLEAVGRLRSLVPAGATMAQFALRWIVDQPGVSVVIPGARSSEQAHGNAAAADLAPLSAEAQQGVAEVYDELIRPLVHNRW